The Bradyrhizobium sp. WBAH42 genome includes a window with the following:
- a CDS encoding amidase family protein: protein MAKKTATKKKSASRQVSRASSKTSTARKGAIAKTAKTTVKKAAPRKPAAVRRPKGPIWQWSAVETAAAVRAGAISAVETVEAHLDRMRAVNPRLNAVVVDLGEEALKAAHAADKQRAKGGDLGLLHGVPITIKENVDYQGRPNFNGVPANKDLIAPSDAPVVRNLKKSGAIVIGLTNTPEFSFRGFTDNPLHGLTLNPWDPDITCGGSSGGAGSAVAAGIGTIAHGNDIGGSLRWPAHCNGVATIKPTQGRIPAFNGSATSERPMLAHLMSAQGPLARHVADVRLALEVMSRRDPRDPWWVPAPLVGERPKGPIKVALAKIPEDMDVDPSVAAALRQAADHLERSGYRVSEVEVPDINGVWQTWCDIITNETVMMQEAAMLKVTSEDFHKSWGGMKAKANVLDLKAWMQATAARNGHIRAWQLFFEDYPIVLAPTTVKPTPGPREDTVSAERVREIFWGEIRFISAINVLGLPGAVVPVALHDGKPIGVQLIAGRYREDLALDAAAAIEKRVGALTHRLWEQMG from the coding sequence GTGGCGAAGAAGACGGCGACCAAGAAGAAAAGTGCTTCAAGGCAGGTAAGCAGGGCCTCGAGCAAGACGAGCACCGCCCGAAAGGGCGCCATTGCGAAAACCGCGAAGACGACAGTCAAGAAGGCGGCACCGCGCAAGCCAGCCGCGGTCCGCCGGCCCAAGGGGCCGATCTGGCAATGGTCCGCGGTCGAGACCGCGGCCGCGGTCCGCGCCGGCGCGATCTCCGCCGTGGAGACCGTCGAGGCCCATCTGGACCGGATGCGCGCCGTCAATCCCAGGCTGAATGCGGTCGTCGTCGATCTCGGCGAGGAGGCGCTGAAGGCGGCGCACGCGGCGGACAAGCAGCGCGCCAAGGGCGGCGATCTCGGTCTCCTGCACGGCGTACCCATCACCATCAAGGAAAATGTCGACTACCAGGGCCGGCCGAATTTCAACGGCGTGCCCGCCAACAAGGACCTCATCGCGCCATCGGATGCGCCCGTGGTGCGCAACCTGAAGAAATCAGGCGCGATCGTCATCGGTCTCACCAACACGCCCGAATTCTCCTTCCGCGGCTTCACCGACAATCCCCTGCACGGGCTGACGCTCAACCCCTGGGATCCCGATATCACCTGCGGCGGCTCCTCGGGCGGCGCGGGCTCGGCGGTCGCCGCGGGCATCGGCACCATCGCCCATGGCAACGACATCGGCGGCTCGCTGCGCTGGCCGGCGCATTGCAACGGCGTTGCCACCATCAAGCCGACGCAGGGCCGCATCCCCGCCTTCAACGGAAGCGCGACGTCGGAGCGGCCGATGCTGGCGCATCTGATGTCGGCGCAGGGGCCGCTCGCACGCCATGTCGCCGACGTCCGCCTCGCGCTGGAGGTCATGAGCCGGCGCGATCCGCGCGATCCCTGGTGGGTGCCGGCGCCGCTGGTCGGCGAGCGGCCGAAGGGGCCGATCAAGGTCGCGCTGGCAAAAATCCCCGAGGACATGGACGTCGATCCGTCTGTCGCCGCGGCGCTGCGCCAGGCTGCCGATCATCTCGAGCGGTCCGGCTATCGCGTCAGCGAGGTCGAGGTGCCCGACATCAACGGGGTCTGGCAGACCTGGTGCGACATCATCACCAACGAGACCGTGATGATGCAGGAGGCCGCCATGCTGAAGGTCACGTCCGAGGATTTTCACAAGTCCTGGGGCGGCATGAAGGCCAAGGCCAACGTGCTCGATCTCAAGGCCTGGATGCAGGCCACCGCCGCGCGCAACGGTCACATCCGCGCCTGGCAATTGTTCTTCGAGGACTATCCGATCGTGCTGGCGCCGACCACGGTGAAGCCGACGCCGGGCCCGCGCGAGGACACCGTCAGCGCAGAGCGCGTGCGCGAGATATTCTGGGGCGAGATCCGCTTCATCTCCGCCATCAACGTGCTGGGCCTGCCCGGCGCGGTGGTGCCGGTGGCGCTGCATGACGGCAAGCCGATCGGCGTGCAGCTGATTGCCGGACGCTATCGCGAGGATCTCGCCCTCGACGCCGCAGCTGCGATCGAGAAGCGCGTCGGCGCGCTCACCCATCGGCTGTGGGAGCAGATGGGCTGA
- a CDS encoding aldo/keto reductase, protein MEYRNLGASGLKVAVLSFGTGTFGGQGPLFSAWGRSGIEEARRLVDICLDAGVNLFDSADVYSNGASEEILGAAIKGRRDKVLISTKMSLPIGDGPLDAGSSRQRLLASVDAALRRLGTDHVDLLQLHAFDAFTPIEEVLSTLDTLVRAGKLRYVGVSNFAGWQLMKSLATADRHGWPRYVAHQVYYSLLGRDYEWELMPLARDQGVGALIWSPLGWGRLTGKIRRGRPLPQGSRLHATAQFGPSVDDARLHAVVDVLDAIAAEAGRTVPQVAIAWLLSRPTVSSVIIGARDEAQLRDNLGAVGWSLSADQIKRLDEVSFVMPPYPYYPYRVQEGFARLNPPLV, encoded by the coding sequence ATGGAATACCGCAACCTCGGCGCTTCCGGGCTCAAAGTGGCCGTCCTCAGCTTCGGCACCGGCACGTTCGGCGGCCAGGGTCCGTTGTTTTCCGCTTGGGGCCGCAGCGGCATCGAGGAGGCGCGCAGGCTGGTCGACATCTGCCTCGATGCCGGCGTCAATCTGTTCGACAGCGCCGATGTCTATTCGAACGGCGCCTCGGAGGAGATCCTCGGTGCTGCGATCAAGGGGCGCCGCGACAAGGTGCTGATCTCGACCAAGATGAGCCTGCCGATTGGCGACGGTCCGCTCGATGCCGGCTCGTCGCGGCAGCGACTGCTGGCCTCGGTCGATGCGGCGCTACGACGGCTCGGCACCGACCACGTCGACCTGCTTCAGCTCCACGCCTTCGACGCGTTCACGCCGATCGAGGAGGTGCTGTCCACGCTCGATACGCTCGTGCGCGCCGGCAAGCTGCGCTATGTCGGCGTCTCGAATTTCGCCGGCTGGCAGCTGATGAAGTCGCTCGCCACCGCGGACCGGCATGGCTGGCCGCGCTATGTCGCGCACCAGGTCTATTACTCGCTGCTCGGGCGCGACTATGAATGGGAGCTGATGCCGCTCGCGCGCGATCAGGGCGTCGGCGCTCTGATCTGGAGCCCGCTGGGCTGGGGCCGGCTCACCGGAAAGATCCGGCGCGGCCGGCCGCTTCCGCAAGGAAGCCGCCTGCATGCCACCGCACAGTTCGGTCCGTCCGTGGACGATGCGCGCCTCCATGCCGTCGTTGACGTGCTGGATGCGATTGCCGCTGAGGCCGGTCGTACCGTGCCGCAGGTCGCGATTGCCTGGCTGCTGTCGCGTCCCACGGTCTCCTCCGTGATCATCGGGGCACGCGACGAAGCGCAGCTGCGCGACAATCTCGGCGCCGTTGGCTGGTCGCTGAGCGCGGACCAGATCAAGCGGCTCGATGAGGTCAGCTTCGTGATGCCGCCTTATCCGTACTATCCCTATCGCGTCCAGGAGGGTTTCGCGCGGCTCAATCCACCGTTGGTGTAG
- a CDS encoding MFS transporter → MPPAVLALTAGAFGIGTTEFIIMGLLLQVAADVHVSVPVAGLLISGYALGVFVGAPVLTLATRRMPRKTVLLALMAIFTLGNAACALAPTYELLMAARVLTSLAHGTFFGVGSVVATSLVAEDKRASAIATMFIGLTVATLLGVPFGAWFGLMLGWRAAFWAVTVIGLIAFAVVAALVPGHVGNDDKPISLAEEVAVLGRPQVLLGLAMTVFGFAGLFVVFTYIQPILTRFTGFSETAVSPILLVFGVGLAIGNVAGGKLADRGLARALIGTLAALAIVLLGLAALLSVKIISVVLILLLGVAAFATVAPLQLRVLEAAGPSGRTLASSLNIAAFNLGNALGAWAGGVTIDRGLGLSALPLVAAGVTAIGLVLALWSLQLDRTATAVAACPAE, encoded by the coding sequence ATGCCTCCCGCCGTCCTCGCGCTCACCGCCGGTGCCTTCGGCATCGGCACCACCGAATTCATCATCATGGGCCTGCTGCTGCAGGTCGCCGCCGACGTGCACGTCTCGGTGCCGGTCGCGGGTCTGCTGATATCAGGCTATGCGCTCGGCGTGTTCGTCGGCGCGCCGGTGCTGACGCTGGCGACGCGGCGGATGCCGCGGAAAACCGTGCTGCTGGCGCTGATGGCCATCTTCACGCTTGGCAATGCGGCTTGCGCGCTCGCGCCCACTTACGAATTGCTGATGGCCGCGCGCGTGCTGACCTCGCTCGCGCACGGCACGTTCTTCGGCGTGGGCTCGGTGGTGGCCACCAGCCTCGTCGCTGAGGACAAGCGTGCGTCTGCGATCGCCACCATGTTCATCGGCCTGACGGTCGCGACGCTGCTGGGCGTGCCCTTCGGCGCCTGGTTCGGCCTGATGCTCGGCTGGCGCGCAGCGTTCTGGGCGGTGACTGTCATCGGCCTGATCGCATTCGCGGTCGTCGCTGCGCTCGTGCCGGGCCATGTCGGCAACGACGACAAGCCGATCTCGCTTGCCGAGGAAGTGGCCGTGCTCGGCCGTCCGCAGGTGCTGCTCGGTCTTGCCATGACCGTGTTCGGCTTCGCCGGACTGTTCGTCGTCTTCACCTATATCCAGCCGATCCTGACGCGCTTCACCGGTTTTTCGGAGACCGCCGTGTCGCCGATCCTGCTGGTGTTCGGCGTTGGGCTTGCGATCGGCAATGTCGCCGGCGGCAAGCTCGCCGATCGCGGCCTTGCGCGCGCCCTGATCGGCACACTGGCCGCGCTTGCCATCGTGCTGCTTGGCCTTGCGGCGCTGCTGTCGGTCAAGATCATCAGCGTCGTGCTGATCCTGCTGCTCGGCGTCGCCGCCTTCGCAACCGTCGCCCCGCTTCAGCTCCGCGTATTGGAGGCTGCCGGTCCCAGCGGCCGGACGCTCGCCTCCAGCCTCAACATCGCCGCGTTCAATCTCGGCAACGCGCTCGGCGCCTGGGCCGGCGGCGTCACCATCGACCGCGGCCTCGGCCTCTCGGCGCTGCCGCTGGTCGCAGCCGGCGTCACCGCCATCGGCCTCGTTCTGGCGCTGTGGAGCCTCCAGCTTGATCGCACGGCGACCGCAGTCGCGGCGTGCCCGGCGGAATAG
- a CDS encoding LysR family transcriptional regulator, which produces MARFDTNRSAEMEVFVRVVDLGGFTQAARKLRLTPSGVSKLISRLEARLGARLVNRTTRKLTLTAEGQAFYERSLRILAEMEEAEREAASGAAPRGRLTVNCNIPFGMLHVMPLIPRFLKQHPDVTLDLVLTDTVIDLMQERADVAIRVGPLRASRLVARKLGTSRMVVVGAPDYLARCGTPKIPADLADHRGIGWTFPRSIRGWPFRRGDHAEEALPPPVARASDGEAARRLCLGGAGLARLALFHIGPDIESGRLVPVLQSYNPGDREDIHAVYVGHTAPLPARVRAFIDFLAEHVRVSDPALKRAADGKWKLVG; this is translated from the coding sequence ATGGCCCGTTTCGACACCAACCGCTCGGCCGAGATGGAGGTCTTCGTCCGCGTCGTGGACCTCGGCGGCTTCACCCAGGCCGCGCGAAAGCTGCGCCTGACGCCATCGGGCGTCAGCAAGCTGATCTCGCGTCTGGAGGCGCGCCTCGGCGCACGGCTCGTCAACCGCACGACGCGCAAGCTGACGCTGACGGCGGAAGGCCAGGCCTTCTACGAGCGCTCGTTGCGCATTCTCGCCGAGATGGAGGAGGCCGAACGCGAGGCGGCCTCAGGCGCGGCACCGCGCGGCCGCCTCACGGTCAATTGCAACATTCCCTTCGGCATGCTGCATGTGATGCCGTTGATCCCGCGCTTTCTGAAGCAGCATCCCGACGTCACGCTCGATCTCGTGCTGACCGATACGGTGATCGACCTGATGCAGGAGCGCGCCGATGTCGCCATCCGCGTCGGTCCGCTGCGCGCCTCGCGTCTGGTCGCGCGAAAGCTCGGCACCAGCCGCATGGTGGTGGTCGGCGCGCCGGATTATCTCGCCCGTTGCGGCACGCCGAAGATTCCAGCCGATCTCGCCGACCACCGCGGCATCGGCTGGACCTTTCCGCGCAGCATCCGCGGCTGGCCGTTCAGGCGTGGCGACCACGCCGAGGAGGCCCTGCCCCCGCCCGTCGCACGCGCCAGCGACGGCGAAGCCGCCCGCCGCCTCTGCCTCGGCGGCGCCGGTCTCGCGCGCCTCGCGCTCTTCCACATCGGCCCCGATATCGAATCCGGCCGCCTCGTCCCGGTGCTGCAAAGCTACAATCCCGGCGACCGCGAAGACATCCACGCCGTCTATGTTGGCCACACCGCGCCACTCCCGGCACGCGTGCGCGCGTTCATCGATTTCCTCGCCGAGCACGTGCGCGTGAGCGACCCCGCATTGAAGCGGGCCGCGGATGGGAAGTGGAAGCTGGTGGGGTGA
- a CDS encoding nitroreductase, whose product MQFDDVILGRRSIRGYKPDPVPKELIAEIIGLAMRAPSSMNTQPWNFYVITGEPLDRIRAGNTERMLAGIPQSREFRTGQAFAGKHRDRQVGVAKQLFSAMGIERDNMEKRQDWVLRGFRQFDAPVCVIITYDRVLDGSDDTPFDCGAVATALVNAAWSRGLGAVINSQGIMQSPVVREHAGIADDQVIMKSIALGWPDETFPANAVVSERKSVEEATVFVGFET is encoded by the coding sequence ATGCAGTTCGATGACGTCATCCTCGGTCGCCGGAGCATCCGCGGCTACAAGCCGGATCCGGTGCCCAAGGAACTGATTGCGGAAATCATTGGATTGGCGATGCGCGCTCCGTCGTCGATGAACACCCAGCCCTGGAATTTCTATGTCATCACCGGCGAACCACTTGATCGGATCCGCGCCGGCAATACCGAACGGATGCTGGCGGGCATCCCGCAGTCGCGCGAGTTCCGCACGGGCCAGGCCTTTGCAGGCAAGCACCGCGACAGGCAGGTCGGCGTCGCCAAGCAATTATTCTCCGCAATGGGAATCGAGCGCGACAACATGGAGAAGCGCCAGGACTGGGTCCTGCGCGGCTTCCGTCAGTTCGACGCGCCCGTCTGCGTGATCATCACCTATGACCGCGTGCTCGACGGTAGCGACGATACGCCCTTCGACTGCGGCGCCGTGGCGACCGCCCTGGTCAATGCCGCGTGGTCCCGCGGGCTCGGCGCCGTGATCAACAGCCAGGGCATCATGCAATCCCCCGTGGTGCGCGAGCACGCAGGGATCGCCGACGATCAGGTCATCATGAAAAGCATCGCGCTGGGCTGGCCGGATGAAACTTTTCCGGCGAATGCCGTGGTGTCGGAGCGGAAGTCCGTCGAGGAAGCGACGGTGTTCGTCGGGTTCGAGACTTAG
- a CDS encoding murein L,D-transpeptidase family protein: MIRAMIRRVLVLAAAFAAALTPVMCLGESSKPLPAKATRELPDELLSLLEQKRMPKYSPILVRLFKEEAELEVWKQDTTGRFQILKTYPICRRSGDLGPKLHEGDRQAPEGFYTITPELMNPNSNFYLSINLGFPNTFDKAHKRNGSFLMIHGDCWSSGCYAMTDEQIGEIYALARDTFLGGRPSFQVQAYPFRLTPANLARHRNSPNLAFWKMLKVGNDHFETTRIEPKVDVCDRRYVFDAQGPPNSPSPPVFNPTEKCPPFAVNPDIARRALEKRRADELEYARLLEDDLPAAPIYSGLDGGMNKVFLTRFPGRVTLAKVMPYASYLPQLPPIPWIDRDGSLTSRWFGSLLDQPPECNPTRIGFPSGRC, encoded by the coding sequence GTGATCCGCGCCATGATCCGACGTGTCCTTGTGCTGGCGGCGGCTTTTGCCGCCGCCTTGACGCCGGTCATGTGTCTTGGCGAAAGCAGCAAGCCGTTGCCGGCGAAGGCGACGAGGGAACTACCTGATGAGCTGCTCTCGCTGCTCGAGCAGAAAAGGATGCCGAAGTATTCACCTATCCTCGTGCGTCTCTTCAAGGAGGAGGCCGAGCTCGAGGTCTGGAAACAGGACACCACCGGCCGTTTCCAGATCCTCAAGACCTATCCGATCTGCCGGCGGTCGGGCGATCTCGGGCCGAAATTGCACGAGGGCGACCGACAAGCTCCGGAAGGGTTCTATACGATTACACCTGAGTTGATGAACCCCAACTCCAACTTCTATCTTTCGATCAACCTCGGCTTCCCCAACACGTTCGACAAGGCGCACAAGCGCAATGGCAGCTTCCTCATGATCCACGGCGACTGCTGGTCGAGCGGTTGCTATGCCATGACCGACGAACAGATCGGCGAAATCTATGCGCTGGCGCGCGACACATTCCTCGGCGGCCGCCCGTCGTTCCAGGTCCAGGCCTATCCGTTCCGCCTGACACCGGCAAATCTGGCGCGGCATCGAAACAGTCCCAACCTCGCGTTCTGGAAAATGCTCAAGGTCGGCAACGATCATTTCGAGACGACGCGAATCGAACCGAAGGTGGATGTGTGCGACCGCCGTTACGTCTTCGATGCGCAAGGTCCACCGAATTCGCCGTCGCCTCCAGTGTTCAACCCTACCGAAAAATGTCCCCCCTTCGCCGTCAATCCGGACATCGCGCGGCGGGCCCTGGAGAAGAGGCGCGCCGACGAGCTCGAATACGCGCGATTGCTTGAAGATGATTTGCCGGCCGCCCCGATATATAGCGGACTGGACGGGGGAATGAACAAGGTGTTCCTCACACGGTTTCCGGGCAGAGTGACGCTCGCGAAAGTCATGCCGTATGCATCCTACCTGCCGCAATTGCCACCGATTCCCTGGATCGACAGGGATGGCTCGTTGACGAGCAGATGGTTTGGCAGCTTGTTGGACCAGCCGCCGGAATGTAATCCAACGCGTATCGGCTTCCCGTCAGGTCGGTGCTGA
- a CDS encoding IS1182 family transposase has protein sequence MGRFVEGADRSQLTLLPECLEDWVDDDNPVHVIDVFVEALDLHGMGFEGVIAKETGRPSYHPAVLLKLYIYGYLNRVQSSRRLEREACRNIEVMWLIGRLAPDHKTIADFRRDNGAALRRVCAKFVALCRQMGLLQTPSVAIDGSKFKAVNNRDRNFTHAKMARRMAQIEESVGRYLRQLDSADRQEPSEAISIKTTRIKEKVARLKQEMSRLEVLDAQMRNTPDQQISLTDPDARSMATSGRGSGVVGYNVQVAVDTEHHLIVTHEVINVGNDRGQLARMSKQAKEVLEVDKLEAVADRGYFDGEEILACEEAGVAVTLPKPMTSNAKAEGRFGKQDFAYLPDEDVYRCPSGQLLPYRYTNIEHGMTLRRYWSTAACQGCAIKSQCTPSKERRITRWEHEHVVEEVQRRLDSNPDAMRTRRETVEHPFGTIKARMGATHFLMKRLRNVAAEMALHVLAYNLTRVMNIVGKPRLIAAIRAV, from the coding sequence ATGGGACGCTTCGTTGAAGGCGCGGACAGATCCCAGCTGACGCTCTTGCCGGAATGTCTGGAGGATTGGGTAGACGACGACAACCCGGTCCATGTGATCGATGTGTTTGTCGAGGCGCTCGACCTGCATGGAATGGGATTTGAGGGTGTGATCGCCAAGGAGACGGGCCGGCCTTCCTATCATCCAGCAGTCCTTCTGAAGCTTTACATCTACGGTTATCTCAATCGGGTGCAATCCAGTCGCCGCCTGGAACGTGAGGCGTGCCGCAATATCGAGGTGATGTGGCTGATCGGCCGCCTGGCTCCCGATCATAAGACGATCGCCGATTTCCGGAGGGACAATGGTGCGGCGCTTCGGAGGGTTTGTGCGAAGTTCGTTGCGCTATGCCGGCAAATGGGCCTGTTGCAGACCCCAAGCGTCGCAATCGACGGCAGCAAGTTCAAGGCAGTGAACAATCGCGATCGTAACTTCACGCATGCCAAGATGGCGAGGCGGATGGCGCAGATCGAGGAAAGCGTCGGTCGATATCTGCGTCAACTGGATAGCGCCGATCGGCAGGAGCCATCGGAAGCGATCAGCATCAAGACGACGAGGATCAAGGAAAAGGTTGCTCGGCTGAAGCAGGAGATGAGCCGCCTGGAAGTGCTTGATGCGCAGATGCGCAACACGCCGGATCAACAGATATCGCTGACCGATCCGGATGCTCGTTCGATGGCCACCAGCGGACGCGGATCGGGTGTCGTCGGCTACAATGTCCAGGTCGCGGTGGACACCGAACACCATCTGATTGTTACGCATGAGGTCATAAACGTCGGCAACGACCGTGGGCAGCTTGCTCGGATGTCGAAGCAGGCCAAAGAAGTGCTCGAAGTGGACAAACTCGAGGCGGTCGCCGACCGTGGCTACTTCGACGGAGAGGAGATATTGGCCTGCGAAGAGGCTGGCGTTGCAGTCACGCTGCCCAAGCCGATGACGTCGAACGCCAAGGCGGAGGGTCGGTTCGGCAAACAGGACTTCGCCTACCTGCCTGATGAGGACGTCTACCGCTGCCCGTCCGGCCAGCTGCTGCCCTATCGTTATACCAACATCGAGCATGGAATGACGCTGCGCCGTTACTGGTCGACAGCAGCGTGCCAAGGCTGCGCAATCAAGAGCCAATGTACGCCGTCCAAGGAGCGCCGCATCACCCGTTGGGAGCATGAGCATGTGGTCGAGGAGGTCCAGAGACGGCTCGATTCCAATCCCGACGCCATGCGGACGCGGCGCGAGACGGTCGAGCATCCCTTCGGCACGATCAAAGCCCGTATGGGTGCGACCCATTTCCTGATGAAGCGCCTACGGAATGTTGCCGCTGAGATGGCGCTGCATGTTCTCGCTTATAACCTCACGCGGGTGATGAACATCGTCGGCAAACCGCGCCTGATTGCAGCCATCCGCGCCGTCTGA
- a CDS encoding SMI1/KNR4 family protein: MTSKRPFDGFDFEGFWDDCPYSLENYVEPPPSDELIASIEEEMGGYRLPAAYVDLARRHNGGMVKRNCHPMKERTGWAEDHVAIEGLCAIGRTSKYSLGGELGAKFMIEEWGYPPIGIGIADTPAGGHELIMLDYRTCGKRGEPQVVYVDQEADYSIAVIAPDFETFIRGLVEESEYDTADEDRAAAIATVEQGTLSPIVVRALAAVGDRLPHGERMLRTLARQIVDEKGFFALHDDERSHLMYGLMFWLYSSLCTAKSFEAFVGRPETGTSYDSPCYELMIAFDLVAEPYGFNTRGYAEGFVRDWWDACVARGDIVKMAEGYRLAPEAEAALLGRLATFAGAQGK; encoded by the coding sequence ATGACGTCGAAAAGGCCCTTTGACGGCTTCGACTTCGAAGGCTTCTGGGACGACTGTCCGTATTCCCTGGAGAACTATGTCGAGCCTCCGCCAAGCGACGAGCTGATCGCCTCCATTGAAGAGGAGATGGGCGGGTATCGGCTGCCGGCCGCCTATGTCGATCTCGCACGGCGCCACAATGGCGGAATGGTCAAGCGCAACTGCCACCCAATGAAGGAGCGTACAGGCTGGGCGGAGGACCACGTGGCAATCGAGGGCCTCTGCGCCATCGGCCGCACGTCCAAATATTCACTCGGCGGTGAACTCGGCGCCAAGTTCATGATCGAGGAATGGGGCTACCCGCCGATTGGCATCGGCATCGCCGATACGCCGGCCGGAGGCCACGAGCTGATTATGCTGGACTACCGGACCTGCGGAAAGCGCGGCGAGCCGCAAGTCGTGTACGTCGACCAAGAGGCTGACTACAGCATCGCCGTCATCGCGCCGGACTTCGAGACCTTCATTCGAGGCTTGGTCGAGGAGTCCGAGTACGACACCGCTGATGAGGATCGGGCTGCTGCGATCGCAACCGTCGAGCAGGGAACGTTATCGCCGATCGTGGTGCGAGCTTTGGCCGCCGTCGGCGACCGTCTGCCGCACGGCGAGCGAATGTTGCGCACCTTGGCCCGGCAGATCGTGGACGAGAAAGGCTTCTTTGCCCTGCACGACGACGAGCGCTCGCATCTGATGTATGGGCTGATGTTCTGGCTCTATTCGAGCCTTTGTACCGCCAAGTCCTTCGAGGCTTTCGTGGGCCGTCCCGAGACCGGCACCTCCTACGACTCGCCCTGTTACGAGCTGATGATTGCGTTCGACCTCGTCGCCGAACCTTACGGCTTCAACACGCGCGGGTACGCCGAGGGCTTTGTGAGGGACTGGTGGGACGCGTGCGTTGCCCGCGGCGACATCGTCAAGATGGCGGAAGGCTACCGTCTGGCCCCCGAGGCCGAGGCGGCCCTGCTCGGCCGCTTGGCGACGTTTGCTGGCGCGCAAGGCAAATAA
- a CDS encoding ABC transporter substrate-binding protein, giving the protein MKRREFITLIAGAVASPLRAHAQQRAGRRHRVAQLGPIPPSFFDELDRVGFVKGSNLEIDSRGESAAAVSYVSMAVELAKTSPDVLVVVGAEAGRAAQKATQRIPIVVIADDLVGSQLVASMPRPEGNTTGVAIFAFQLDAKRLELLHEALPGTRRIAALADRVPIPNMDALKSAAKRLGVEIVPYAARSEEDLIRIIDAMKVEEVEAVNLLASPILASKFQYLIRDRLALRRLPAILQWPEQAEEGGLMAYGPRLSAVFEQCARQVARLLRGAHIADIPVEQPTKFELVINLKTAKMLGVEIPPILLSRADSAID; this is encoded by the coding sequence ATGAAACGGCGCGAGTTCATCACGCTGATTGCCGGCGCAGTGGCATCGCCGCTCAGGGCCCACGCGCAGCAGCGGGCTGGCCGGCGTCACCGCGTTGCGCAACTGGGACCTATACCACCCAGCTTCTTCGATGAGCTGGACAGAGTCGGCTTTGTCAAAGGCAGCAACCTCGAGATCGACAGTCGTGGCGAAAGCGCGGCCGCAGTATCTTATGTCAGTATGGCCGTTGAACTGGCCAAGACCAGTCCAGATGTCTTGGTTGTGGTCGGGGCCGAAGCAGGGCGTGCAGCACAGAAAGCCACGCAGCGCATACCAATCGTGGTGATCGCGGACGACTTGGTTGGCAGCCAGCTTGTCGCCTCGATGCCGCGTCCCGAAGGTAACACTACTGGTGTCGCCATCTTTGCATTCCAGCTCGACGCCAAGCGCTTGGAGTTGCTACATGAAGCACTGCCGGGTACCCGGCGAATAGCTGCTCTCGCCGACCGCGTGCCGATACCAAACATGGATGCTCTCAAAAGCGCGGCCAAGAGGCTCGGCGTCGAGATCGTTCCGTATGCCGCACGATCAGAGGAAGATCTCATCCGGATAATCGACGCCATGAAGGTCGAAGAGGTCGAGGCCGTTAACCTGCTGGCCTCGCCGATCCTGGCATCGAAATTCCAGTACCTGATCCGCGATCGGCTAGCCCTCCGTCGTCTGCCCGCCATTCTGCAATGGCCCGAACAGGCGGAAGAAGGCGGACTGATGGCATACGGTCCTCGCCTCAGCGCGGTCTTCGAGCAATGCGCGCGCCAGGTCGCAAGACTATTGCGAGGCGCACATATTGCCGACATACCTGTTGAGCAGCCGACAAAGTTCGAACTGGTCATCAATCTCAAGACAGCTAAAATGCTAGGTGTCGAAATTCCGCCGATACTACTCTCTCGTGCCGACAGCGCGATCGATTGA